The following proteins come from a genomic window of Ornithinimicrobium cryptoxanthini:
- a CDS encoding YceI family protein, whose product MTVFNVLQPGTYAVDPTHTEIGFTARHMMVAKVRGSFPEYTADVVVGQTLADSSVNVEVQLNSVDTRNEDRDNHLRTSDFFDIENHPTMTFRSTEITEDSMTGDLTIKGITRPVTFDLEFVGVSPDPWGGTRAGFEANADVHRKDWDLVWNVAVEGGGVLVSEKIKLHLDVELVVPADEAAQA is encoded by the coding sequence ATGACCGTCTTCAACGTCCTTCAGCCCGGCACCTACGCCGTCGACCCCACGCACACCGAGATCGGCTTCACCGCCCGTCACATGATGGTGGCCAAGGTGCGCGGCAGCTTTCCCGAATACACCGCTGACGTCGTCGTCGGGCAGACCCTGGCCGACTCCTCGGTCAATGTCGAGGTCCAGCTGAACTCGGTCGACACGCGCAACGAGGACCGCGACAACCACCTGCGCACCTCCGACTTCTTCGACATCGAGAACCACCCCACGATGACCTTCCGCTCGACCGAGATCACCGAGGACTCGATGACCGGCGACCTGACCATCAAGGGCATCACCCGCCCGGTCACCTTCGACCTGGAGTTCGTCGGCGTCTCCCCCGACCCGTGGGGCGGCACCCGCGCCGGCTTCGAGGCCAACGCCGATGTCCACCGCAAGGACTGGGACCTGGTCTGGAACGTCGCTGTCGAGGGCGGCGGCGTGCTGGTTTCCGAGAAGATCAAGCTGCACCTGGACGTCGAGCTCGTCGTGCCGGCCGACGAGGCCGCCCAGGCCTGA
- a CDS encoding histidine phosphatase family protein: MTAGIRTLVHVVRHGEVHNPGRVLYGRLPGYGLSDLGEQMAQRVADALGDRDIVHLVASPLERAQQTAAPLGAALGLEVGSDERLLEAGNSFEGSTVGSDPRQLLRWEHLRRLGNPTRPSWGEAYSEIEARMLAAVHDASRAARGHEAVLVSHQLPIETLRRSIEGRRLWHNPRQRQCTLASVTTITLLDDEPVQLEYAEPARDLLAVAAPGAGT, encoded by the coding sequence ATGACTGCAGGCATCCGCACCCTTGTGCACGTGGTCCGTCACGGTGAGGTCCACAACCCGGGGCGGGTCCTGTATGGCCGCCTGCCCGGCTACGGCCTCTCCGACCTCGGCGAGCAGATGGCACAGCGGGTGGCCGACGCGCTGGGGGACCGCGACATCGTGCACCTGGTGGCCTCCCCGCTGGAGCGGGCGCAGCAGACCGCCGCCCCGCTGGGCGCCGCGCTCGGGCTCGAGGTCGGCTCTGACGAGCGGCTGCTCGAGGCCGGCAACAGCTTCGAGGGCTCGACCGTCGGCTCCGACCCGCGCCAGCTCCTGCGCTGGGAGCACCTGCGCAGGCTCGGCAACCCGACCCGGCCCTCGTGGGGTGAGGCCTATTCCGAGATCGAGGCGCGGATGCTCGCGGCCGTCCACGACGCCAGTCGCGCCGCCCGCGGCCACGAGGCGGTCCTGGTCAGTCACCAGCTGCCGATCGAGACCCTGCGCCGCTCCATCGAAGGACGGCGGCTGTGGCACAACCCGCGGCAGCGCCAGTGCACCCTGGCCTCGGTCACCACGATCACCCTCCTCGATGACGAGCCCGTGCAGCTGGAGTATGCCGAGCCGGCCCGTGACCTCCTGGCCGTCGCGGCGCCCGGGGCCGGCACGTGA
- the ccsB gene encoding c-type cytochrome biogenesis protein CcsB has protein sequence MTDQSLAQASDIAVWVTMVLLTVAMLAFAAHLAITGSRRDAEARAASEGIPRAGSGGTVDSTLAQVRDGAPGAGDPGSGGSGSGVAVLDRAESSPPPTRRWGVIGLQVTWLATFALMAAVALRGLAVERAPLGNMYEFALVAAMFTLIVFSLWSLRRDRLWLGLFVTLPVLLILGLAKISWYTEASDLMPSLNSIWLWIHVSVATLSVALFTIGAVLALLYLAKDRAQAKGEVTGWLAALPSVPSLERITYGIHIIAFPLWTFTLIAGAIWAEQAWGRYWGWDPKEVWTFVIWVVYAAYLHARATAGWTVRKATWLAVAGFVCIMINYGVVNLFFVGWHSYSGV, from the coding sequence ATGACGGATCAGTCCCTGGCCCAGGCCTCTGACATCGCGGTGTGGGTGACCATGGTGCTGCTCACCGTGGCGATGCTCGCCTTTGCGGCGCACCTGGCCATCACCGGTTCCCGCAGGGACGCGGAGGCGCGTGCGGCCAGCGAGGGTATACCGCGCGCCGGGTCGGGCGGCACCGTCGACTCGACCCTGGCCCAGGTCCGCGACGGTGCCCCCGGCGCGGGTGACCCGGGCTCGGGTGGCTCCGGCTCGGGCGTGGCCGTCCTCGACCGGGCGGAGTCGTCCCCGCCGCCGACCCGGCGCTGGGGCGTGATCGGGCTGCAGGTCACCTGGCTGGCGACCTTTGCGCTCATGGCTGCCGTGGCGCTGCGCGGCCTGGCGGTCGAGCGGGCACCGCTGGGCAATATGTATGAGTTCGCGCTGGTCGCCGCCATGTTCACACTCATCGTCTTCTCGCTGTGGAGCCTGCGGCGGGACCGGTTGTGGCTGGGCCTGTTCGTCACCCTGCCGGTGCTGCTGATCCTGGGGCTGGCGAAAATCTCGTGGTACACCGAGGCGTCCGACCTCATGCCCTCCCTGAACTCGATCTGGCTGTGGATCCACGTCAGCGTGGCGACGTTGTCGGTCGCGCTGTTCACGATCGGTGCGGTGCTGGCGCTGCTCTATCTGGCCAAGGACCGTGCGCAGGCCAAGGGCGAGGTCACCGGCTGGCTCGCGGCCCTGCCGAGCGTGCCGTCGCTGGAGCGGATCACCTATGGCATCCACATCATCGCCTTCCCACTGTGGACCTTCACCCTGATCGCCGGGGCGATCTGGGCCGAGCAGGCCTGGGGCCGCTACTGGGGGTGGGACCCCAAGGAGGTGTGGACCTTCGTGATCTGGGTGGTCTACGCCGCCTACCTGCACGCCCGGGCCACCGCGGGCTGGACGGTGCGCAAGGCGACCTGGCTGGCGGTCGCCGGCTTCGTCTGCATCATGATCAACTACGGCGTGGTCAACCTGTTCTTCGTCGGCTGGCACTCCTACTCGGGGGTCTGA
- the resB gene encoding cytochrome c biogenesis protein ResB: MTRTTAQPTSPRRTKTPPTTQPRLGLVGWLRWTWRQLTSMRTALMLLMLLAVAAVPGSIWPQRSVDPPRVAEYLRENPTTGQWLDRFGFFDVYSSPWFAAIYLLLMVSLVGCILPRAAQHWKAMRSQPPRAPRNLTRLEAHARAELAAEPEQVLEAARTVLRRRRLRIRPVEEGRELELASEGGFLRETGNLVFHISLLAVIVSVAVGHLWGWRAEVILPEGESFTSQAARYDTLQAGPWVDENTIEPFSLRIDRLDVEFETEAGGTQFGAPRRFDATVTTTESPGAPEQQQLLGVNNPLHFGSTSVFLLGNGYATVTTITDGSGSSLGTFTTPFLPQDDNYGSTGAIKVTAADPQLGFYGAFLPTLRFDEEFGPVSDFPGLVEPGLVLGVWEGTLFPGGVPQSVYTLDTAQMEQVTTADGDLSRLLVRPGESIALPGDRGTFSFDEVVRWGGLAVRHDPGRIPVLISSIVLLGALITMLTVRRRRIFVRVTHPGEDHAEPDARHTRLIVAGLAKGSDPNLQGYLDDLLEQITAAAQTKDDA, from the coding sequence ATGACGAGGACAACAGCGCAACCAACGTCGCCGCGGCGCACCAAGACGCCGCCGACCACCCAGCCCAGGCTCGGGCTGGTCGGGTGGCTGCGCTGGACCTGGCGTCAGCTGACCAGCATGCGCACCGCGCTCATGCTGCTCATGCTGCTCGCGGTCGCGGCCGTCCCCGGCTCGATCTGGCCGCAGCGCAGCGTGGACCCGCCACGGGTGGCTGAATACCTCCGTGAGAACCCGACGACAGGTCAGTGGCTGGACCGGTTCGGCTTCTTCGACGTCTACTCCTCACCGTGGTTCGCCGCGATCTATCTGCTGCTGATGGTCTCGCTGGTGGGCTGCATCCTGCCGCGGGCGGCGCAGCACTGGAAGGCGATGCGCTCCCAGCCCCCGCGGGCCCCGCGCAACCTGACCCGTCTCGAGGCGCACGCGCGGGCCGAGCTCGCCGCCGAGCCCGAGCAGGTGCTCGAGGCCGCGCGCACCGTCCTGCGTCGCCGGCGGCTTCGGATCCGCCCGGTCGAGGAGGGGCGCGAGCTCGAGCTCGCCAGCGAGGGCGGCTTCCTGCGTGAGACCGGCAACCTGGTCTTCCACATCTCGCTGCTGGCGGTGATCGTCTCGGTCGCCGTCGGCCACCTGTGGGGATGGCGCGCGGAGGTGATCCTGCCCGAGGGGGAGTCGTTCACCAGCCAGGCGGCACGCTATGACACGCTCCAGGCCGGCCCCTGGGTCGACGAGAACACCATCGAGCCGTTCTCCTTGCGCATCGACCGGCTGGACGTGGAGTTCGAGACCGAGGCCGGCGGCACCCAGTTCGGCGCACCACGACGCTTCGACGCGACGGTGACGACCACCGAGTCACCCGGCGCGCCCGAGCAGCAGCAGCTGCTCGGCGTCAACAACCCCCTGCACTTCGGCTCCACCTCGGTCTTCCTGCTCGGCAACGGCTATGCGACGGTCACGACCATCACGGACGGGTCCGGCAGCTCGCTCGGCACGTTCACCACCCCGTTCCTCCCGCAGGACGACAACTACGGTTCGACCGGCGCGATCAAGGTGACTGCTGCCGACCCGCAGCTCGGCTTCTATGGCGCTTTCCTGCCGACGCTGCGCTTCGACGAGGAGTTCGGTCCGGTCTCCGACTTCCCCGGACTGGTCGAGCCCGGGCTGGTGCTCGGGGTCTGGGAGGGCACGCTCTTCCCCGGCGGCGTGCCCCAGTCGGTCTACACCCTGGACACCGCGCAGATGGAGCAGGTCACGACCGCCGACGGTGACCTGTCGCGGCTCCTCGTGCGCCCGGGGGAGTCGATCGCGCTGCCCGGCGACCGCGGCACGTTCAGCTTTGACGAGGTGGTCCGCTGGGGCGGTCTCGCCGTGCGCCACGATCCGGGCCGCATTCCGGTCCTGATCAGCTCGATCGTGCTGCTCGGTGCGCTGATCACGATGCTGACCGTCCGGCGCCGCCGGATCTTCGTCCGGGTCACGCACCCGGGTGAGGATCACGCGGAGCCGGACGCGCGGCATACTAGGTTGATCGTCGCGGGCCTGGCCAAGGGCTCCGACCCCAACCTGCAGGGCTATCTCGACGACCTGCTCGAGCAGATCACTGCAGCAGCACAGACGAAGGACGACGCATGA
- a CDS encoding DUF4229 domain-containing protein, whose product MFKYTVYRLGLFLVALLVLLLVNLQPLWAVVIAGLFSMVTSLFLLRGPREEAARNIEERVAASRARRAEKVASERTDEDDEDAEIDQR is encoded by the coding sequence GTGTTCAAATACACCGTCTATCGGCTGGGGCTCTTCCTGGTCGCGCTTCTCGTCCTGTTGCTGGTGAACCTGCAGCCGTTGTGGGCGGTCGTGATCGCCGGACTGTTCTCCATGGTGACCTCGCTCTTCCTGCTGCGCGGTCCGCGGGAGGAGGCGGCCCGCAACATCGAGGAGCGCGTGGCCGCGTCCCGCGCCCGCCGGGCCGAGAAGGTCGCCTCGGAGCGGACGGACGAGGACGACGAGGACGCGGAGATCGACCAGCGCTGA
- a CDS encoding MarR family winged helix-turn-helix transcriptional regulator, with protein sequence MDEARWLSPDEQVSWRAYLRGSRLITVAMDEGLAKHGVRLTEYEILSMLSESPGGRLRMSALAHQVVQSRSRLTHTATRLERLGWVRRDTVREDRRGVELTLTDEGRTVVEALSRVHVADVHEVLLDRLTPEEFAVLGSVMTKVVDGIDRPEGECLP encoded by the coding sequence ATGGATGAAGCCCGGTGGCTCAGCCCGGACGAGCAGGTGTCCTGGCGTGCCTACCTGCGGGGTTCGCGTCTCATCACCGTCGCCATGGACGAGGGGTTGGCCAAGCACGGGGTGCGGCTGACCGAGTACGAGATCCTCTCGATGCTGTCCGAGTCCCCGGGCGGGCGGCTCCGGATGTCGGCGCTGGCTCATCAGGTCGTTCAGTCACGCAGCCGGTTGACCCACACCGCGACCCGGTTGGAGCGGCTGGGCTGGGTGCGCCGAGACACGGTGCGAGAGGACCGGCGCGGGGTGGAGCTGACGCTCACGGACGAGGGTCGGACCGTCGTCGAGGCCCTGTCCAGGGTGCACGTCGCCGATGTCCACGAGGTCCTGCTCGACCGGCTGACCCCCGAGGAGTTCGCCGTGCTGGGATCCGTCATGACCAAGGTCGTGGACGGGATCGACCGTCCTGAAGGAGAGTGCTTGCCATGA
- the hemL gene encoding glutamate-1-semialdehyde 2,1-aminomutase codes for MTYPDQAPASAALLERARAVIPSGVNSPVRAFRSVGGTPRFMRSASGPWLTDVDGRRYVDLVGSWGPMILGHAHPQVLEAVREAAADGFSFGTPSEREVALAEEIVTRVAPVESVRLVNSGTEASMSAIRLARGFTGRSVVVKFAGCYHGHVDSLLAAAGSGLATFALPDSAGVPASAAAETIVLPYNDVPALEVAFAERGEQIAAVITEACPGNMGVVPPLPGFTDALRRVTAEHGALLISDEVMTGFRCSASGWFGLEGPPAGGAPDLFTFGKVMGGGFPAAAFGGRADVMALLAPEGPVYQAGTLSGNPVASAAGLATLRLCTPEVYARLDEVAHTIADAVAAELDRAGVAHRIQWAGSMFSVFHRAGQVRDYADAQDQDTAAFGRFFHGMLRRGVHLPPSAFETWFVSAALDDEAISKILAALPGAVADSL; via the coding sequence ATGACCTATCCCGATCAGGCCCCCGCCTCGGCCGCGCTGCTGGAGCGGGCCCGTGCCGTCATCCCCTCCGGGGTCAACTCCCCGGTCCGGGCGTTCCGGTCGGTCGGCGGCACACCCCGCTTCATGCGATCGGCGAGCGGGCCGTGGCTCACCGACGTCGACGGACGTCGTTATGTCGACCTGGTCGGCAGCTGGGGTCCGATGATCCTGGGGCACGCGCACCCGCAGGTGCTGGAGGCGGTGCGGGAGGCCGCCGCCGACGGCTTCAGCTTCGGCACCCCGAGCGAGCGTGAGGTCGCGCTGGCGGAGGAGATCGTCACCCGCGTCGCCCCGGTCGAGTCGGTGCGTCTGGTCAACTCCGGCACCGAGGCGAGCATGAGTGCGATCCGGCTGGCGCGCGGCTTCACCGGGCGCAGCGTGGTGGTCAAGTTTGCCGGGTGCTACCACGGCCACGTCGACTCCCTCCTGGCGGCGGCGGGCTCGGGGCTGGCCACCTTCGCCCTGCCGGACTCGGCGGGAGTGCCGGCCAGCGCGGCCGCCGAGACGATCGTGCTGCCCTACAACGACGTCCCCGCCCTGGAGGTGGCGTTCGCCGAGCGTGGTGAGCAGATCGCCGCGGTGATCACCGAGGCGTGCCCGGGCAACATGGGCGTGGTCCCGCCGCTGCCTGGGTTCACCGACGCGCTGCGCCGGGTCACCGCCGAGCACGGCGCGCTGCTGATCTCCGACGAGGTGATGACCGGCTTCCGGTGCAGCGCGTCAGGGTGGTTCGGGCTCGAGGGACCCCCCGCTGGCGGGGCACCCGACCTGTTCACCTTCGGCAAGGTGATGGGTGGGGGGTTCCCGGCCGCCGCGTTCGGGGGCCGCGCCGACGTCATGGCCCTCCTGGCGCCCGAGGGGCCGGTCTATCAGGCAGGCACACTGTCCGGCAACCCGGTGGCCAGCGCTGCCGGGCTGGCCACGCTGCGGCTCTGCACGCCCGAGGTCTATGCGCGTCTGGACGAGGTCGCGCACACCATCGCCGATGCGGTGGCCGCCGAGCTCGACCGTGCGGGAGTGGCCCACCGGATCCAGTGGGCTGGTTCGATGTTCAGCGTCTTCCACCGCGCGGGCCAGGTGCGCGACTACGCCGATGCGCAGGACCAGGACACCGCCGCCTTCGGCCGGTTCTTCCACGGCATGCTGCGCCGTGGCGTGCACCTGCCCCCGAGCGCCTTCGAGACCTGGTTCGTGTCGGCGGCCCTGGACGACGAAGCCATCTCGAAGATCCTGGCCGCGCTGCCGGGAGCCGTGGCCGACAGCCTCTAG
- a CDS encoding cytochrome c biogenesis CcdA family protein translates to MSELVVSGPLLAALAVAALAGLISFASPCVLPLVPGFLGYLGGMTPGVAERGGRGRLLTGAALFVAGFSAVFIVMSVVISGLALTLQEHQGLLLRIGGAIVILLGLVMILNPSTSFGPRWRPAAGLAGAPLLGVVFGLGFTACTGPALAAIQTLGSSLSPDNATIARGTVLAIAYCIGLGLPFLLVAAGMAWVDRLSRWLRDRHRTISAVGGTLLVLLGILMVTGVWDGLTAWTQTRLVDGFVTVL, encoded by the coding sequence GTGAGTGAGCTCGTCGTGAGCGGCCCCCTCCTGGCAGCGCTGGCAGTTGCGGCGCTCGCCGGGCTGATCAGCTTTGCCTCCCCGTGCGTGCTGCCACTGGTCCCCGGGTTCCTTGGCTACCTCGGCGGCATGACGCCGGGGGTGGCCGAGCGGGGTGGTCGCGGCCGGCTGCTGACCGGGGCGGCACTGTTCGTCGCCGGCTTCAGCGCGGTCTTCATCGTCATGAGCGTGGTGATCTCCGGTCTGGCGCTGACGCTGCAGGAGCACCAGGGCCTGCTGCTGCGGATCGGCGGCGCGATCGTGATCCTGCTGGGCCTGGTGATGATCCTCAACCCCAGCACCAGCTTCGGCCCGCGCTGGCGCCCGGCGGCGGGTCTGGCTGGGGCCCCGCTGCTCGGCGTGGTCTTCGGGCTCGGCTTCACCGCGTGCACGGGGCCGGCGCTCGCGGCCATCCAGACGCTGGGGAGCTCGTTGTCCCCCGACAACGCGACGATAGCCCGGGGCACCGTGCTAGCGATCGCCTACTGCATCGGCCTGGGCCTTCCGTTCCTGCTCGTCGCTGCCGGGATGGCCTGGGTCGACCGGTTGTCCCGCTGGCTCCGGGACCGGCACCGGACCATCTCCGCTGTGGGAGGAACCCTCTTGGTGCTCCTCGGCATACTCATGGTCACCGGGGTGTGGGACGGGCTGACCGCCTGGACCCAGACCCGGCTGGTCGACGGCTTCGTGACGGTCCTGTGA
- a CDS encoding TlpA family protein disulfide reductase gives MSRRTRRSALTAALLGLALTVAGCSDGGNTISDQARDGNQEGYVSGDGTVEQLAPEERTLTIELSGQTLEGEPWSSSDALGEVLVINVWGSWCPPCVAEVPDLRAAYAHFEESGDPVQFIGVNDRDSASAALAFEERYEVPYTSLVDDGGETILQLQGMANPRPSTLILDREGRLAARVAGQVSESTLRGLVEDVLEQ, from the coding sequence GTGAGCAGGAGGACACGTCGCAGTGCGCTGACGGCGGCACTGCTTGGCCTCGCCCTGACGGTCGCCGGGTGCAGCGACGGCGGCAACACCATCAGCGACCAGGCGCGCGACGGCAACCAGGAGGGCTATGTCTCCGGCGACGGCACCGTCGAGCAGCTGGCCCCCGAGGAGCGCACCCTGACGATCGAGCTGTCGGGGCAGACCCTGGAGGGCGAGCCATGGAGCTCGTCGGACGCCCTCGGTGAGGTGCTGGTCATCAACGTGTGGGGTTCCTGGTGCCCGCCCTGCGTCGCGGAGGTGCCCGACCTCAGGGCGGCCTACGCCCACTTCGAGGAGAGCGGTGACCCCGTCCAGTTCATCGGGGTCAACGACCGTGACTCGGCCTCGGCCGCGCTGGCCTTCGAGGAGCGCTACGAGGTGCCCTACACCTCCCTGGTCGACGACGGTGGCGAGACGATCCTGCAGCTGCAGGGCATGGCCAACCCCCGACCGTCGACGCTGATCCTGGACCGCGAGGGGCGCCTGGCAGCGCGGGTCGCCGGGCAGGTCAGCGAGTCCACCCTGCGCGGGCTCGTCGAGGACGTGCTCGAGCAGTGA
- a CDS encoding uroporphyrinogen-III synthase, whose protein sequence is MSTTSTAPTTPPLTPARVAFVGAGPGDPGLLTVRARDYLAAADVVVLDDPETAERLAGLFRADVQIVETGAFGGGQRRSPAARAKLLVRTTRALKQHDSLVVRVLAGDPAAFTTLTPEALACRDAGILFEVVPGVSTAWSVPTYAGVPLTSGGKGGAVHIIDAADAQTDWATSIAAEVTVVLLGTPDTLRRALGGLRRAGRDPQTPVSLTEHGTTVAQQTSVSVLEHTEALLQESTFGEGVVVVGQSVDLRHELSWFETKPLFGWNVLVPRTKDQAGAMTARIAMHGATSMVVPTISVEPPRTPQQMDRAIRGLVTGRYEWVGFTSVNAVRAVREKFTELGLDARAFAGLKVAAVGGVTADALRQWGIEPDLIPTTEQSAKGLLTDWPDYDDVLDPINRVLLPRADIATDTLVAGLIEMGWEVDDVTAYRTVRAAPPAAPVRDAIKGGAFDAVCFTSSSTVRNLVGIAGKPHPNTVVACIGPATARTAEEHGLRVDVVAPEPNAVVLVDALAERAAEMALAAQAAGEPVRPSQRRTTGRRGAARARA, encoded by the coding sequence GTGAGCACCACCAGCACAGCACCCACCACACCGCCGCTGACCCCGGCACGAGTGGCGTTTGTCGGCGCCGGTCCCGGCGACCCGGGCCTGCTGACCGTGCGCGCCCGCGACTATCTCGCGGCGGCCGATGTGGTCGTGCTGGACGACCCTGAGACGGCCGAGCGTCTCGCCGGGCTCTTCCGCGCAGATGTCCAGATCGTGGAGACCGGAGCATTCGGCGGCGGTCAACGGCGCTCGCCGGCGGCGCGGGCCAAGCTGCTCGTGCGCACCACCCGTGCCCTGAAGCAGCACGACTCCCTCGTCGTGCGGGTCCTGGCCGGGGACCCTGCAGCCTTCACCACGCTGACCCCCGAGGCGCTGGCCTGTCGCGATGCGGGCATCCTCTTCGAGGTGGTCCCCGGTGTCTCGACCGCCTGGTCGGTGCCGACCTATGCCGGTGTGCCGCTCACCTCCGGAGGGAAGGGCGGCGCCGTGCACATCATCGACGCAGCGGACGCGCAGACGGACTGGGCAACCTCGATCGCGGCGGAGGTCACCGTCGTGCTGCTCGGGACCCCCGACACGCTGCGGCGGGCCCTGGGTGGCCTGCGCAGGGCCGGTCGTGACCCGCAGACCCCAGTCTCGTTGACCGAGCACGGCACGACGGTGGCGCAGCAGACGTCCGTCTCGGTGCTGGAGCACACCGAGGCGCTCCTGCAGGAGAGCACCTTCGGCGAGGGCGTGGTCGTGGTCGGCCAGTCCGTCGACCTGCGCCACGAGCTCAGCTGGTTCGAGACCAAACCGCTCTTCGGCTGGAACGTCCTGGTCCCGCGCACCAAGGACCAGGCCGGTGCCATGACCGCCCGGATCGCCATGCACGGCGCCACCTCCATGGTGGTGCCCACCATCAGTGTCGAGCCGCCGCGCACCCCGCAGCAGATGGACCGCGCCATCCGCGGTCTGGTGACCGGTCGCTATGAGTGGGTCGGCTTCACCTCCGTCAACGCCGTGCGTGCCGTGCGCGAGAAGTTCACCGAGCTGGGGTTGGACGCCCGGGCCTTCGCCGGCCTCAAGGTGGCCGCCGTCGGTGGGGTGACCGCGGACGCGCTGCGGCAGTGGGGCATCGAGCCGGACCTGATCCCCACAACCGAGCAGTCGGCCAAGGGCCTGCTGACCGACTGGCCCGACTATGACGACGTGCTCGACCCGATCAACCGGGTCCTCCTGCCGCGGGCCGACATCGCCACCGACACCCTGGTGGCCGGGTTGATCGAGATGGGCTGGGAGGTCGACGACGTCACCGCCTACCGCACCGTGCGGGCGGCGCCCCCGGCGGCGCCGGTGCGCGACGCGATCAAGGGCGGTGCCTTCGACGCGGTCTGCTTCACCTCGTCCTCGACGGTGCGCAACCTGGTCGGCATCGCCGGCAAGCCGCACCCGAACACCGTCGTGGCCTGCATCGGCCCGGCGACCGCCAGGACCGCGGAGGAGCACGGTCTGCGGGTCGACGTCGTTGCGCCCGAGCCCAACGCTGTCGTGCTGGTCGACGCGCTCGCCGAGCGTGCCGCCGAGATGGCCCTGGCGGCGCAGGCTGCCGGCGAGCCGGTCCGGCCCAGCCAGCGGCGCACGACCGGCCGACGTGGTGCGGCGCGGGCCCGCGCGTGA
- the hemB gene encoding porphobilinogen synthase: MSAAQSGRAVVTPVERPRRLRTTPALRRLVAQTRVCPADLVLPVFVREGIDAPTPIASMPGVVQHTRDSLRQAAHEATEAGVGGLMLFGVPTPEHKDAEGSWGTRADGILNLALEDLRADLGDATVLMSDLCLDEFTDHGHCGVLDDQGRVDNDATLQRYADMAVVQARAGAHVVGPSGMMDGQVAVVRAALDGAGFQDVGVLAYTAKYASAYYGPFREAVGSSLQGDRKTYQQDPANATESLRELRLDLAEGADLVMVKPALPYLDVLRQVADLADVPVAAYQVSGEYAQIEAAAAQGWLERDRTVLESLTAIRRAGAQVVLTYYAVHAARLLGR; this comes from the coding sequence GTGAGCGCAGCCCAGTCCGGGAGAGCTGTCGTCACTCCGGTCGAGCGACCCCGGCGGCTGCGCACGACTCCGGCGCTGCGGCGCCTCGTCGCCCAGACCCGGGTCTGCCCGGCCGACCTGGTGCTGCCCGTCTTTGTCCGTGAGGGCATCGATGCGCCCACCCCGATCGCCTCGATGCCCGGGGTCGTGCAGCACACCCGCGACTCCCTGCGCCAGGCGGCCCACGAGGCTACCGAGGCAGGCGTGGGGGGACTGATGCTCTTTGGTGTCCCCACCCCCGAGCACAAGGATGCTGAGGGGTCGTGGGGGACCCGGGCGGACGGCATACTGAACCTCGCGCTGGAGGACCTGCGGGCAGACCTGGGTGATGCCACGGTCCTGATGTCCGACCTGTGCCTGGACGAGTTCACCGACCACGGGCACTGCGGGGTGCTCGATGACCAGGGCAGAGTCGACAACGACGCCACCCTGCAGCGGTATGCCGACATGGCCGTCGTGCAGGCCCGCGCCGGGGCCCACGTGGTCGGCCCCTCGGGGATGATGGACGGCCAGGTCGCCGTGGTGCGTGCGGCACTCGACGGGGCCGGGTTCCAGGACGTGGGGGTGCTGGCCTACACCGCAAAATACGCCTCGGCGTACTACGGACCGTTCCGGGAGGCGGTCGGCTCGAGCCTGCAGGGGGACCGCAAGACCTATCAGCAGGACCCGGCCAACGCGACCGAGTCACTGCGCGAGCTGCGCCTCGACCTGGCGGAGGGGGCCGACCTGGTGATGGTCAAGCCCGCGCTGCCCTATCTCGACGTGCTGCGCCAGGTGGCCGACCTCGCGGACGTGCCCGTGGCGGCCTACCAGGTGTCGGGGGAGTATGCCCAGATCGAGGCCGCCGCTGCCCAGGGATGGCTGGAGCGGGACCGCACCGTGCTGGAGTCGCTGACCGCGATCCGCCGGGCCGGGGCACAGGTCGTGCTGACCTACTACGCCGTGCACGCCGCACGGCTGCTCGGACGCTGA